Proteins from a genomic interval of Lycium ferocissimum isolate CSIRO_LF1 chromosome 2, AGI_CSIRO_Lferr_CH_V1, whole genome shotgun sequence:
- the LOC132040077 gene encoding MLO-like protein 8, which yields MAGGDEGTSRQLDQTPTWAVAGVCAVIILISIALEKIIHKLGTWLTDRHKKALFEALEKVKAELMVLGFISLTLVFSQYYIAGICIPPSVADTMLPCPVVHKAADKEEEHRRRLLWYERRILAGAQPKCKEEGHVPLITVDALHQIHILIFFLAVLHVLYSAITMWLGRLKIRGWKRWEQETSTHSYEFSNDPSRFRLTHETSFVRAHTSFWTRIPIFFYIGCFFRQFFKSVSKSDYLALRNGFISVHLAPGSKFNFQKYIKRSLEDDFKVVVGVSPVLWASFVLFLLLNVSGWQALFWASLIPLVIILAVGTKLQAVLTRMALDITERHAVVQGIPLVQASDKYFWFGRPQLVLHLIHFALFQNAFQITYFLWIWYEYGLKSCFHEAFELVIAKIVVGVGVLFVCSYITLPLYALITQMGSHMKKSIFDEQTSKALKKWHMAVKKKKGARGDRSPTRTLGNASPRSTMSSPVHPAGPGLHRFKTTGHSARLQGYISDQEASDLENDPRTPMNRAETATTRMNIDHDDTEIHVHVPPNGESTRNEDDFSFVKPAPQR from the exons TGGTTGACTGACAGGCATAAAAAAGCTCTCTTTGAGGCTTTGGAGAAGGTTAAGGCCG AGTTGATGGTTCTCGGTTTCATCTCGTTAACCCTTGTATTTAGTCAATATTACATTGCTGGAATTTGTATCCCCCCAAGTGTTGCTGATACAATGCTTCCATGCCCTGTGGTGCACAAAGCTGCCGACAAGGAGGAGGAACACCGTAGGAGACTTTTATGGTATGAGCGTAGAATTTTGGCTGGTGCACAGCCTAAATGCAAAGAGGAG GGACATGTCCCTCTCATTACTGTTGACGCACTGCATCAAATACAcatccttattttctttttggccGTCCTTCATGTGTTATACAGTGCTATTACCATGTGGCTGGGAAGACTTAAG ATCCGTGGCTGGAAACGCTGGGAGCAAGAGACTTCAACCCATAGTTACGAGTTTTCAAATG ATCCTTCAAGATTTAGACTTACTCATGAGACATCTTTTGTCAGAGCGCATACTAGTTTCTGGACAAGGATCCCGATATTCTTTTACATT GGTTGCTTCTTCAGACAATTTTTCAAGTCTGTCAGTAAGTCAGACTACTTGGCCCTGCGCAATGGTTTTATCAGT GTTCATCTAGCTCCTGGAAGTAAATTTAACTTCCAAAAGTATATCAAGAGGTCATTAGAGGATGACTTCAAGGTAGTTGTCGGTGTCAG TCCAGTTTTATGGGCATCATTTGTGCTTTTCTTGCTTCTAAATGTTAGCG GGTGGCAAGCATTATTCTGGGCATCCTTAATTCCTCTAGTT ATTATTTTAGCTGTTGGAACAAAGCTTCAGGCGGTTTTGACTAGGATGGCCCTTGACATCACAGAGAGACATGCAGTAGTTCAAGGCATCCCTCTTGTACAAGCCTCAGACAAATATTTTTGGTTTGGTCGACCACAACTGGTTCTTCACTTAATCCACTTTGCCTTGTTTCAG AATGCATTCCAGATAACATATTTTCTGTGGATATGG TATGAGTATGGGCTAAAATCTTGCTTCCACGAGGCGTTTGAGCTGGTCATTGCAAAAATTGTTGTAGG GGTGGGAGTCTTATTCGTATGCAGTTATATCACTCTACCGCTTTATGCCCTTATAACTCAG ATGGGATCCCATATGAAAAAATCTATCTTTGATGAGCAAACCTCTAAGGCACTGAAGAAGTGGCATATGgctgtgaagaagaagaagggagcGAGGGGAGATAGGTCTCCTACCCGAACGCTGGGTAATGCAAGTCCAAGGTCCACAATGAGCTCGCCCGTGCACCCAGCTGGCCCTGGTCTTCATCGGTTCAAAACTACCGGTCACTCAGCACGTTTGCAGGGCTACATCAGTGATCAAGAAGCATCGGACCTTGAAAACGATCCAAGAACACCGATGAATCGTGCAGAGACTGCAACTACACGTATGAATATTGATCATGATGACACAGAAATTCATGTGCATGTTCCTCCAAATGGAGAGTCTACTAGGAATGAAGATGACTTCTCATTTGTGAAGCCTGCTCCTCAAAGGTGA
- the LOC132040087 gene encoding RING-H2 finger protein ATL80-like, protein MTRHARFLLSTTNSSSTSPSPPSPTAEPPSAITVESDFVVILAALLCALICVVGLIAVARCAWLRRGTPVTSGAGQLSSAANKGLKKKVLQSLPKFTYDPTSTTANVAPSYTAECAICLAEYVVGDEIRVLPQCGHSFHVQCIDTWLGSHSSCPSCRQILVVARCRKCGEFPAVSGKSDCAPVTPPACATSTNSSSNFLV, encoded by the coding sequence ATGACTCGTCATGCTAGATTTCTGCTTAGCACCACAAACTCATCTTCAACTTCACCTTCACCGCCGTCACCCACGGCGGAGCCACCGTCAGCTATAACAGTAGAATCCGATTTCGTCGTAATATTAGCAGCTCTTCTCTGTGCCCTAATTTGCGTTGTCGGTCTAATCGCCGTCGCTAGATGCGCTTGGCTCCGCCGTGGAACCCCCGTTACCTCCGGCGCCGGTCAACTGTCATCGGCGGCGAATAAAggattgaagaagaaagtatTACAGTCGTTGCCGAAATTCACTTACGACCCTACAAGTACGACGGCGAATGTTGCGCCGTCGTATACGGCGGAGTGTGCGATTTGTTTGGCGGAGTATGTTGTAGGAGATGAGATCCGTGTGTTGCCACAGTGTGGACATAGTTTTCATGTTCAGTGTATTGATACTTGGCTTGGTTCACATTCTTCGTGTCCTTCTTGTCGACAAATACTCGTCGTTGCGAGATGCCGGAAGTGCGGTGAGTTTCCGGCTGTTTCCGGTAAATCTGACTGTGCTCCGGTAACACCTCCGGCATGTGCTACATCGACTAATAGCTCAAGTAATTTCTTGgtctag